A region of the bacterium genome:
CACGTCGTAGCCGTCCGGGCGGATCCGGACCGCGCGTCCGCTGCGCCCCACCATGACCACGTCGTCGGGGGCCCACCCGCCGCAGGCGAGAAAGTCGAGTCCGGCCGGGATTCGGGTGACCTCCGTGATGCGGCCGCCCGGCAGCCAGGTCGCCACCTCGACGGCGGTTTCGCCGACCGTGTAGCGGTCCTGGCGACCGCAGCCGACGAGCAGCAGCAGCGCCGCCGCGACCGGCAGCGCCCGCCGCGACCAGCCCGGCACGAATTTGCCCCGGCCCAGCACGGCCGCGGCGACGATGCCGACCGCCGCCACGACGCCCATGATGGCGAAGGGCCAGCCGTAGGCTCCGGTGCCGTCGCGCACGGCGCCGGCCAGGGGCGGCACCACGAAGATGCCCGCGTTGCCGCAGGTGGCGAGCAGGCCGTAGCCCCGGCCGGTGTGCGTCGCCGGCAGCAGGGCGCCGGGCAGGGCGACCGTCGGCGTGACCACCGCGGCCAGGGACAGGCCGAGCGCCAGCCCGATCAGCACCGGCGGCACCGTCCCGGTGGGCACGGCCGTCAGCGCGGCGGCCATCACCATCATGCCGGCTCCCATGAACAGGGCGCGCCCGCCGTGGCGATCGGTGAGCCAGCCGGTGACCATGCCCAGGGCGGCGCTCGTCCACATGGGAATGCTGGTGAAGAGCCCGCGGGCCGTGAGGTCGAAACCCAGGGCGAGGTAGTGGTCGGGGGCGAACGTCATGAAGGAGGTCATGGCGCCGTTGGCGCAGAACCACACCACGCCGGCGATCCAGATGGGGCGCATGGCCGGACCGCCGAGAGGCAGCGGCCGATCGGCGGCGCCGCGCGCCCGGCCCAGCGACCGCCCCCGCGTGACCCAGCCGATCACACCCAGGAAGACGAGCCCGATGACGAGCACCGCGCCGCCCACGCGCAGGGCCACCGCCCGCCAGCCGGCGTCGGCGGCGAGCGGCCCGGCGGTGTTCAGCACCACGATGATGCCGAGCGGAATGCCCGAACTGCTCACGCCGAGCGGCAGCCCCAGACCACGCCCGCCGAAGAGGCGGATGACCAGTCGCTGCAGGGCGACGACCCCGACCATGGCGCCGCAGCCCGCCAGGATCCGCGCCGCGAGGATGAGGCCGAAGCCGGGCGCCAGGCCCAACGCGACGGTGCCGGTCCCCATCAGCAGCAGGCCGGTCCCGCCGACGAGCCGCTCGCCGTAGCGATCGACCAGCCAGCCTCCGGGCAGGGAGAGCAGGATGCCCGGCAGGGCGAAGAGCGACATGAGCAGACCGGCGGCGCCGCGTCCGATGCCCAGATCGGCGATCACGTCGGGCAGGATCGGCGGCAGGAAGTGGAAGACGAAGCCCACGCCGACGAAGCCGCCATAGACCGCAGCCAGCCCCAACCAGGCATTTCCTGCCGGGTAACGATCCTTTACGACCTTCTCAACTGATTGCGTCACAGTAGCTTGTCCAGATAGTCGGGCTTCGGTCACATTCCCCGCGGAGATGCATTGTGCAATCCGCGTCGGCCATTCTCGCAGATTGCCACGTCCGGTGCGACCCCCAATCGGCGGCGCGAAACCCGACCGCCTGACTCGGTATTTCGTAACGATCAGTTTTCCACCGGCTTCGGGCAAGCCCCGACGGCGCGGAATCCGATGGCACCCCCTTTGCAGTTCCGGGGCACGACGAGATTCGGGGGGCAGTTACCCGAGGAGACCACTTCCAGCCGCCACCGTGAGAACCCTCGGCGACGGACGGAGCCTCAAGGAGAGACAACCGTGATGAACAGCAAACTGATCATTCCCTTCATCGTGTGCCTGATGGCCTTCAGCATTTCCGCCGGCGCGGCCCAGGCCCAGACCGAGGTCCAGGTCCAGTACCAGTGGACCGCCCCGACCACCGGTTCGCCGGTCGACCACTACGTCGTGGAGCATTCGGTGAACGGAGGGGCGTGGACCCAGATCGCGACGACTTCGGCCACCACCTACACCCTGTCCGCGACCGTCGGCAATTCGCACCAGATCCGCGTGGC
Encoded here:
- a CDS encoding fibronectin type III domain-containing protein gives rise to the protein MNSKLIIPFIVCLMAFSISAGAAQAQTEVQVQYQWTAPTTGSPVDHYVVEHSVNGGAWTQIATTSATTYTLSATVGNSHQIRVAGVDAADRQGTYSASSDPYTPDLGAPGQPGKPIVF